cctccatagacccttcctaatgccaataaaacggtcaaatcgttcacaaatctcaaggtaaaaatgtgttccagtactgaatctgtttaaaatcactaaacagtaagcagaatgaatataaaaatatgtCCTAGTGTTGAGGGAGCTAATACAAATACACTCTAATCTCACCTTGACGTCAACAAAGGTATCTTTCCGCATGTACTTGATCTGGAAGCCTGGGTCGTGGTCCACCCAGGATCGAGCACCGTAGATAAGAGTGATTGGCAGACCCTTCCTTAGTGAGTCCATGCGCTGGATCATTGGGTACTTGGCCCACCCAAACCCTGCCATCAGCGTGTGGAAGGCCGACTCACCACTGTGGGGTTAgtgaagttaagttaggttagattaggttagggtagggtaggtttgTTTTGGtacagttaagttaggttagattaggttatggtAGAGTAGAgtaaggtagggtagggtagggtagggtaggttaggttaggttaggttaggtttgggtaggATAGGGTaaggttggttaggttgggttatatTAGAAAGAGTGAGTGCTTAaggtatttttttgttcttttttttttatgtaagagggaaaatctgtccaagggcaacaaaagcaatgaaaaaggcccacttagatgccaggtCTCAAGCAGGtctgaaagagttagccaaaagacaggaataaatgtcttgacacttcaccTCCCTcataaatgagttcaggtgacaggaagatggaaatacagaagcaggcagggagttcctgaCTAAACTTTTCCTATCTTCaccaacataaacaaaacaatttctACATACACCATATATATTCCAGCACccatactcactctctctctctctctctcttgggtgctTTAGGTAGATAAGAcatagaataaaggaagaggaggataagaagaaaagagaatgagaaaaagaatgagaatgaagataagagacaaagaagaaaacgaagaacatgaataataataataataatgataataacaataacaataataataataataataataataataataataataataataataataataataataagtagaagaagaggaagaagaagaagaagaagaagaagaagaagaagaagaagaagaagaagaagaagaagaagaagaagaagaagaagaagaaaagaaaaggaaaagaaaaaagataaataaaaataaaagaaaaagagaagtgaaggaaaaggaggaagaaaataaagaagcttGATTATAAAACATaaatcactctcactctctctctctctctctctctctcgaagaagaagaagaagaagaagaagaagaagaagaagagaaggaggagaaggaggacgaaaagaagaaaaaaaaaaagcttaattaTGAAACAAATCaccctgtcactctctctctctctcttgcctaccacaaccacctctatatatttccttcacttttttctccctttctttccaaaACCACAAGCATCACaagcacttcctctctctctctctctctctctctctcacctggggtCCTGCGCATTACAGTGGTACAGGTAGTTGGGAATCACCTCCTCTGCGTCTCGAACCATCCCAGAGAACTTACGAATCAGATCTGGCCGGGCTTTCTTCAGTATATTTGGACCTGGTGGAAAGTTACAAGGAGAggatcttatctatttatttttcatgtacgaGGGAAATCCgactaaggggaaaaaaaaaaataaagtaagggggctgccgtggtacagtggaaccatgcatgctttggggtccgagaggtctccaagcgcacgggttcgaatcctgtccacggtccaagtgtaggttgggcttcctcactcggggcaatgctttcctagcaggtggactttgagataggaagtaccctaaaaaagtatcccctttagcccagaaattcccgtgtaaagcccacatggtagaaataaagaaaaaaaaaaaggtgataaaaaaaaaatcccactcaGGTGCCAGTCACTAAAGGAGTTAAATAGAGTTAGAAAGGGAGTCCGAGGATGGTATAggagtcttttctctctctctctctctctctctctctctctctctctctctctctctctctctcctccagcttgttcaatctttattttcctccccagcaccagtaccaccaccaccctatccTAAGTACTGTGCATGTTTGTCTCTGCATTTGGACACACTTGTGGTTATCCGACACGGTGCACAATGTTGCCTGGTTCTCCTGGTTCCTTGTCACACACTCCACCATATTCTCGGAGGTTACTTAATGGATAAAAGTGGTATGTAAATGGATTTGATGCCACAGAGACTGAAGGATTGTGGGATTGTGTATGGTTAgagttggtgtggtgtggtgtggtgtggtgtggtgtggtgttgtttttgttttgttatcaatttcatgtttctttttttttcttttttttttactctgaaGAATTGTATCACGTTCATTCattcttgtgttcttttctttctccgtttctttttttttttacggaaaTGAATGATGGAGAGACTGAATTGACTAATAACCAAATAAAAtatcaacaaacaaaacaaaaaaaacagctttGAAATTATTTccattaaaaacaataacgctacacacacacacacacacacatgacatttctttccctctcctttttcttctcattctctctttctcttcacatacacacaaacactcaccaaaGGGTCCAGCAGTGCGGATGACAGAGAGAGGGTTGAAGGGCCGCAGGATGGCAGCCACCGCCTTCACCCACAGAGGAAACTTATACCTGTCACCCACATCCAGGGGTCGCTCCGGGAAGCCCCAGGGGTCGGCCAGCACTAGATGTTCGACCctgtggtgggagggagggactgggGTGAGGTTGTGCTTGTAGGATGATGTAgagttactgttttttttatataagaggggaaattgaccaaggtcaacaaaaactataaaaaagactccacttaattgccagtcccatCACAGGTCAACAGAGTGAGTCGAAAGAAAggcacaaatgtcttgaaacctccctcttaatctcttcagcaccatgacacattttcatatttattcagcttactatttggtgattttatacagcttcagatacttacgtgacaatcaaaatagtgaagactctggccattaatcttctgacctccatagacccttcctaatgtaaataaaatcgcctaatcataaccaaaactcatggtacaaatgcgtcccagtgctgaaaggattaaaagaagtcaagtcattggaagatggaaacacggaagcaggcagggagttccagagtatactagagaaagggatgaatgctTGAGAGTACAGGTTtatcttttatgtgtgtgtgttaggaagaTATTTAAGGAAAAAGTGTATCCAGTGGGAATCAAAAGgttaatagacagacagacagaattacCTCTCATggtataatgacttaaattgacTTACTTAACTGCTaaaataggcagacagacagacagacagaattatCTCTCATgatataatgacttaaattgacTTACTTAACTGCTAaaataggcaggcaggcagacagacagacagacagaattacCTCTCATGGTGATAGACGACTTTTATATTGACTTGCTTAActgctagacagacagacagacagatagacagaattaCCGATCAGAGTACTGGACAACTCTTAGATTGACTTATTTAACTACTACAGTGTCTCCTGGGTCTGGGTTTGAATGTCCCAGTGTCCCAGGGAAAGCGTAGTTGTCACATCTTGAGGCAAACtatgagctgtccttgtaataagtgcgctgatcaacagaacacaagtattattcacatcaaagcAACAGCGTTaccaataagctacaatatgtttgaaatccaggTGCCATTTTACtgtagacagactatagacagacagacatacagacagaattACCTCTCAGGGTGCTTGATGGCGTAGGCAGCGGCAAGGAACCCCCCGAAGGAATGCCCCAGCAGGATAAACTTCTCCAGGCCAATCTTTTCCCGCCAGCCGTCAATGGACATAATAAACTCCCTCTCGGCCTCCAGCGGGTCCTTGGTGAAGGCTGGACGGGAGCTGCGGCCAAAGCCTTCACCGGGAAACATCAGCAATTGTGCCAGAAAGTTGGTTTATACTAAATTCTCACAAAATGACACAAAATCTTTAAAGTATGTACAaggtaatgaatgaaggaacaaTACATTTCTATCGTCCATTGTGTCAGAAAGTGGGCGTTATATGATAAATTCTAACAAAATGACACAATATTAGTGGCACCAAGAGTAATATGTAAAAATGTTTAagtatatacaaggaaaagaaaaaaaaaacaatacaaaaaacagaaataaagaaaaacagaacaaaaaagaagggataaagaggggaaagaagagaaactgaagaggaaaagaagaaaaagaagaaagtgaagaaaaatagaaaaacagatggaagaaaaaagaaaagaaaaagtaaaggaagactagaaaagaagaaaaaactaaagagaaaaagaagaaaagcagaagggaaaactaaaaaaacaaaggaaaaacgagtaaagaaaacagaaaaaaaaaacagcatgaatgaagaagaaaaagaagagaaagagcagaaataaaaacagaaagcaaaagaaacaaaaacgaaaaagaaaaacaagacaaaaaaacaacaataataacatgagCACACTCACCAAGGATATCAATGGCATAGACGGGACGATTGGCAGCCAAGGAGTCAAAATTGAGGCACCACAGCCCCACACCTGAGCCAAACCCGTGAAGCAACACCAGCGGCACATTGT
This genomic interval from Portunus trituberculatus isolate SZX2019 chromosome 10, ASM1759143v1, whole genome shotgun sequence contains the following:
- the LOC123502023 gene encoding (Lyso)-N-acylphosphatidylethanolamine lipase-like isoform X1 yields the protein MPSTLTTTAVYLSSFLLLLLLLPHSGQGELQPEEVRQWKAALAASIDIPPYNQSLWPLIYEDRNTSDLPCIATLDPEAADECSHNTTSWFGSWLRWCPTSLSLLREAEKVLLSNLKSSYTGRYVSVGCVVGEKESHVWTLSFNEDSDNVPLVLLHGFGSGVGLWCLNFDSLAANRPVYAIDILGFGRSSRPAFTKDPLEAEREFIMSIDGWREKIGLEKFILLGHSFGGFLAAAYAIKHPERVEHLVLADPWGFPERPLDVGDRYKFPLWVKAVAAILRPFNPLSVIRTAGPFGPNILKKARPDLIRKFSGMVRDAEEVIPNYLYHCNAQDPSGESAFHTLMAGFGWAKYPMIQRMDSLRKGLPITLIYGARSWVDHDPGFQIKYMRKDTFVDVKVIQGAGHHVYADRAQSFNAIVNNIGHHSDNGTLPQLAPDSEEAEGQVSSRDVAVTLSSMINVRNDNMRDEPIVTTEVNGVDDEVD
- the LOC123502023 gene encoding (Lyso)-N-acylphosphatidylethanolamine lipase-like isoform X2 yields the protein MTEEVGVEVERQQESWFGSWLRWCPTSLSLLREAEKVLLSNLKSSYTGRYVSVGCVVGEKESHVWTLSFNEDSDNVPLVLLHGFGSGVGLWCLNFDSLAANRPVYAIDILGFGRSSRPAFTKDPLEAEREFIMSIDGWREKIGLEKFILLGHSFGGFLAAAYAIKHPERVEHLVLADPWGFPERPLDVGDRYKFPLWVKAVAAILRPFNPLSVIRTAGPFGPNILKKARPDLIRKFSGMVRDAEEVIPNYLYHCNAQDPSGESAFHTLMAGFGWAKYPMIQRMDSLRKGLPITLIYGARSWVDHDPGFQIKYMRKDTFVDVKVIQGAGHHVYADRAQSFNAIVNNIGHHSDNGTLPQLAPDSEEAEGQVSSRDVAVTLSSMINVRNDNMRDEPIVTTEVNGVDDEVD